One window of Rasiella rasia genomic DNA carries:
- a CDS encoding isoaspartyl peptidase/L-asparaginase family protein codes for MNRILTLLIGFFMLFSCENVKKSDVKTSNDTSQLEKKAENFGIVIHGGAGTILKENMTDSLENAYKAKLKEAISVGHEILKNGGTAMEAVTKTINVMEDSPLFNAGKGAVFTNDETNELDASVMNGETLNAGAVAGVSRVKNPIDLAVEVMNNSDHVLLSGNGAELFAKTRGIQLVDPSYFYTERRFQSLQKVKQKEISEESKSKLALQDPFIKNSKYGTVGCAALDKNGNLAAGTSTGGMTNKRWNRIGDAPIIGAGTYANNATCAVSSTGWGEYFIRGLVAHDISAMMEYKQITLKKATHEVIQNKLTKLGGTGGVVAIDKEGNVSMDFNTAGMYRAHMNAQGELIIGIYSDK; via the coding sequence ATGAACCGAATTTTAACACTTTTAATCGGATTTTTTATGCTTTTTAGCTGTGAAAATGTTAAAAAATCTGATGTGAAAACATCAAATGACACGTCTCAACTAGAAAAAAAAGCTGAAAATTTTGGTATTGTTATTCATGGTGGAGCCGGAACTATTCTAAAAGAAAACATGACAGATTCACTCGAAAATGCCTACAAAGCAAAATTAAAAGAGGCTATTTCTGTGGGTCATGAAATACTTAAAAATGGTGGAACAGCTATGGAAGCTGTCACAAAAACCATCAATGTTATGGAGGATTCCCCATTGTTTAATGCAGGTAAGGGCGCCGTATTTACCAACGATGAAACCAACGAACTAGACGCCTCTGTAATGAATGGAGAGACATTAAATGCGGGTGCTGTGGCAGGTGTTTCCAGGGTTAAAAACCCAATAGATCTTGCGGTAGAGGTTATGAACAACAGTGACCATGTGCTTTTATCTGGCAACGGAGCCGAACTATTTGCCAAAACTAGAGGTATTCAGCTTGTAGACCCTTCTTATTTCTATACAGAAAGACGTTTTCAATCTTTACAAAAAGTGAAGCAAAAGGAAATTTCCGAAGAAAGTAAAAGTAAACTAGCATTGCAAGATCCCTTTATCAAAAATTCAAAATATGGAACTGTTGGTTGTGCGGCACTCGATAAAAATGGCAACTTAGCCGCAGGCACTTCAACTGGCGGGATGACTAATAAACGTTGGAATCGTATTGGAGATGCTCCTATAATTGGAGCCGGAACGTATGCCAATAATGCCACTTGTGCCGTTTCCTCTACAGGTTGGGGAGAATACTTTATTCGAGGTTTGGTGGCACACGATATTTCGGCAATGATGGAATACAAACAAATTACTTTGAAAAAGGCTACCCACGAAGTAATTCAGAATAAATTAACCAAACTTGGCGGAACTGGCGGCGTCGTTGCTATTGACAAAGAGGGAAATGTCTCTATGGACTTTAATACGGCGGGTATGTACCGAGCTCACATGAATGCACAAGGAGAACTTATTATTGGTATTTATAGTGATAAGTAA
- a CDS encoding CAP domain-containing protein yields MKTSLLAMVVLFTMASCSKDEAPVIEEVNYTIDLNLANETDWAMANEILELVNDHRISKGLTTIKRDQSYASAYAVDHTQYMIEKDKISHDNFGIRSNALKEQGAKIVAENVAYGYSTAADVVNAWLNSAGHRKTIEGHYTHSGFGIIKNSEGAYYFTQLFYKK; encoded by the coding sequence ATGAAAACTAGCCTACTGGCTATGGTTGTATTATTCACCATGGCATCGTGCTCGAAAGACGAAGCACCGGTAATTGAAGAAGTAAATTACACAATCGATTTAAATTTAGCCAACGAAACAGACTGGGCCATGGCCAACGAAATTCTTGAATTGGTTAACGATCATCGAATATCTAAAGGGTTAACTACCATTAAAAGAGACCAATCTTACGCGTCTGCCTATGCAGTAGATCATACGCAGTATATGATTGAAAAAGATAAAATAAGTCATGATAATTTTGGTATTCGATCTAATGCATTAAAAGAACAAGGTGCAAAAATTGTTGCCGAAAACGTTGCATATGGCTACAGCACAGCAGCAGATGTTGTAAATGCTTGGCTAAATAGTGCAGGTCACCGCAAAACAATTGAAGGTCATTATACACATTCTGGTTTTGGTATCATAAAAAATTCAGAAGGCGCTTACTATTTTACACAGTTGTTCTATAAAAAGTAA
- a CDS encoding 3-hydroxyanthranilate 3,4-dioxygenase gives MAISKPFNLNKWVEDNRELLKPPVGNKNLYKEADDYIVMIVGGPNARKDYHYNETEELFYQLEGNIQVHIQEDGKKRTMELGPGDMYLHPAKVPHSPVREAGSIGLVVERKRQDLEGKDGLLWFCDSCNNKLHEVYFPLNDVEKDFLQHFKDFYGSKELRTCNNCGTIMPTDDRFVGE, from the coding sequence ATGGCTATTTCTAAACCTTTCAACTTAAACAAATGGGTAGAAGACAATCGAGAACTTCTAAAACCCCCTGTAGGAAATAAAAACCTTTACAAAGAGGCAGACGACTATATTGTAATGATTGTAGGTGGCCCTAATGCACGTAAAGACTATCATTATAATGAAACGGAAGAACTGTTTTACCAACTAGAAGGAAACATTCAAGTACATATTCAAGAAGATGGTAAAAAACGCACCATGGAATTAGGCCCTGGAGATATGTACCTACACCCAGCCAAAGTGCCGCATTCTCCTGTACGTGAGGCAGGTTCTATAGGATTGGTGGTAGAACGCAAACGTCAAGATTTAGAGGGTAAAGACGGACTGCTTTGGTTTTGCGATTCTTGCAATAATAAGCTACATGAGGTGTATTTTCCACTAAATGATGTCGAAAAAGACTTTCTACAACATTTCAAAGATTTCTACGGAAGCAAAGAGTTACGTACCTGTAATAACTGTGGAACAATTATGCCAACAGACGATAGGTTTGTTGGAGAATAA
- the amaB gene encoding L-piperidine-6-carboxylate dehydrogenase translates to MSTVATNFGMDKALEQLGLKAVNHGTSTGNTWYPGGAEIASYSPVDGALIGKVTTTSKDEYEKVIDAAQDAFITFRAMPAPQRGEIVRQFGNKLRELKEPLGKLVSYEMGKSLQEGYGEVQEMIDICDFAVGLSRQLNGQTIPSERPGHVMREQWHSIGIVGIISAFNFPVAVWAWNTALAWVCGDVCVWKGSEKAPLCAVACQNIIAEVLKENNLPEGISCIINGDYKVGEWMTKDTRIPLISATGSTRMGRIVGATVAERFGKSLLELGGNNAIIITPTADLKVVVPGAVFGAVGTAGQRCTSTRRLIIHESVYDKVRDAIVGAYKQIVIGNPLDESNHVGPLIDKDAVNTYLNAIEKAKSEGGNVLVEGGVLEGEGYESGCYVKPAIIEAENSFEIVQHETFAPILYLMKYSGDVENAIEIQNGVAQGLSSAIMTNEMKEAEKFLSFAGSDCGIANVNIGTSGAEIGGAFGGEKETGGGRESGSDAWKVYMRRQTNTVNYSDELPLAQGIKFDL, encoded by the coding sequence ATGTCAACAGTAGCTACCAACTTCGGAATGGATAAAGCACTAGAACAATTAGGATTAAAAGCTGTTAATCATGGAACGTCAACAGGAAACACATGGTATCCTGGTGGAGCAGAAATTGCTTCGTATTCTCCAGTCGATGGAGCTTTAATAGGCAAAGTTACTACTACGTCAAAAGATGAGTACGAAAAAGTAATAGATGCTGCACAAGATGCATTTATAACGTTTAGAGCTATGCCAGCGCCTCAACGTGGTGAAATTGTACGCCAGTTTGGTAATAAACTACGTGAATTAAAAGAACCTCTCGGAAAATTAGTGTCTTATGAGATGGGGAAATCACTCCAAGAAGGCTATGGCGAAGTGCAAGAAATGATTGATATCTGTGATTTTGCAGTTGGATTGTCTAGACAATTAAACGGACAAACAATCCCGTCTGAGCGCCCAGGACATGTAATGCGAGAGCAATGGCACTCTATTGGTATAGTGGGTATAATTTCTGCCTTTAATTTTCCAGTAGCCGTATGGGCATGGAACACTGCGTTGGCATGGGTTTGTGGAGATGTTTGTGTGTGGAAGGGAAGTGAAAAAGCACCGTTGTGTGCAGTTGCTTGCCAAAATATTATAGCCGAAGTTTTAAAAGAAAACAACCTTCCAGAAGGTATTTCTTGTATCATTAATGGAGATTATAAAGTAGGTGAATGGATGACGAAAGACACAAGAATTCCATTAATTTCTGCTACAGGTTCTACTAGAATGGGACGTATTGTTGGTGCTACCGTTGCAGAACGTTTTGGTAAATCACTTTTAGAATTAGGAGGAAACAACGCCATTATCATTACACCAACTGCCGATTTAAAAGTGGTTGTGCCTGGAGCCGTGTTTGGTGCTGTTGGAACGGCAGGACAACGATGTACATCTACCAGAAGATTAATAATTCACGAAAGTGTTTACGATAAAGTGAGAGACGCCATTGTTGGTGCTTATAAGCAGATAGTAATTGGAAACCCGTTAGACGAAAGCAACCACGTTGGCCCATTAATAGATAAAGATGCCGTAAATACATACTTAAATGCAATTGAAAAGGCAAAAAGCGAGGGCGGAAACGTCTTGGTAGAAGGCGGTGTGTTAGAAGGTGAAGGGTATGAAAGTGGATGCTATGTAAAACCTGCAATCATAGAAGCTGAAAACAGTTTTGAAATTGTACAACACGAAACGTTCGCACCTATTTTGTACCTAATGAAATACAGCGGCGATGTAGAAAATGCAATTGAAATACAAAATGGAGTTGCACAAGGATTGTCTAGTGCTATCATGACTAACGAAATGAAGGAAGCCGAAAAATTCTTATCATTTGCTGGTTCAGACTGTGGTATAGCAAATGTAAACATTGGTACTTCAGGAGCCGAAATTGGAGGAGCTTTTGGTGGTGAAAAAGAAACAGGAGGTGGGCGAGAGTCTGGAAGTGATGCCTGGAAAGTGTATATGAGAAGGCAAACCAACACTGTAAATTATAGTGATGAGTTACCTCTTGCGCAAGGAATCAAATTTGATCTGTAA
- a CDS encoding metallophosphoesterase family protein — translation MRTLVVGDIHGGLKALEQVINSAEPKVQDLFIFLGDYVDGWSENAETITFLMNFAEKHRCIFLRGNHDELLYNYLKGKESPAMWLNHGGITSITSYAKLSAEEKKQHIQFFEALENFHVDAQNRCFLHAGFTNIKGPQHEYFPNMVYWDRTLWELACSLDKTLSEDDDHYPKRLTLFKEIYIGHTPVFRIGKHEPTNFANVWNVDTGAAFKGRLSIIDADTKEIWQSDPVWELYPDEMGRN, via the coding sequence ATGAGAACCTTAGTAGTTGGCGATATACACGGAGGTCTAAAGGCCTTAGAGCAGGTTATCAATTCTGCAGAACCTAAAGTACAGGATTTGTTTATCTTTTTAGGAGATTATGTAGATGGTTGGAGTGAAAATGCCGAAACAATTACTTTTTTAATGAATTTTGCTGAAAAGCATCGCTGCATTTTTCTTCGTGGCAATCATGATGAACTGTTATATAATTATTTAAAGGGAAAAGAAAGCCCTGCCATGTGGTTAAATCATGGTGGAATCACTAGCATTACTAGTTACGCTAAACTATCAGCTGAAGAAAAAAAGCAACACATTCAGTTTTTTGAAGCTTTAGAAAATTTCCATGTAGATGCACAAAACCGATGCTTCCTTCATGCCGGATTTACCAATATTAAAGGACCACAACATGAATACTTTCCTAATATGGTGTATTGGGATCGTACACTATGGGAACTAGCCTGTAGTCTAGACAAGACCCTTTCTGAAGATGATGACCATTATCCGAAACGACTTACTCTGTTTAAAGAAATATATATTGGTCATACACCCGTATTTAGAATTGGTAAACATGAACCCACTAATTTTGCAAACGTCTGGAATGTAGATACTGGAGCTGCATTTAAAGGAAGGCTTTCTATAATTGATGCAGATACCAAAGAAATTTGGCAAAGCGACCCTGTTTGGGAGTTATACCCAGATGAAATGGGAAGAAATTAA
- a CDS encoding DNA helicase PriA, producing MQSTPQQTSELKKACINCGAELRYAPGTTELKCEYCDYRQEIPKEETVFQELELKQYLNELGSQSHSQEITMLHCKNCGANQHVEENYKSLHCVYCSMPLVVEDAYMEDWIVPGAVLPFQIDQKKAHLIFKKWVNGLWWAPNKLKKATLDPQNTKGLYAPFWTFDAQLYANYTGQRGEYYYVTKTVGTGKNRRTVRERRTRWYPASGSVSGFVDDTLIKASEQKSGVIPKKIAHWDLRKLETFQSSYLAGFVTEKYTIPLRDGHLDAKKEAKAIAERWARRDIGGDTQRISSITMKLSEETFKHILLPVYISAYKYKSKRYNFFVNGQSGVISGERPYSFWKIFFFVLSILLVIATILFFLNA from the coding sequence ATGCAATCAACCCCTCAACAGACATCTGAACTTAAAAAAGCCTGTATTAACTGCGGAGCAGAGCTTCGGTATGCACCTGGAACCACAGAACTTAAATGCGAGTATTGCGATTACAGACAGGAAATTCCTAAGGAAGAAACGGTATTTCAGGAATTAGAACTCAAGCAATATCTCAATGAACTAGGCTCACAATCGCACAGCCAAGAAATTACCATGTTACACTGCAAAAATTGTGGTGCCAACCAGCATGTTGAGGAAAACTACAAGTCGTTACATTGTGTGTATTGTAGTATGCCCTTAGTGGTAGAAGATGCTTACATGGAAGATTGGATTGTCCCTGGTGCAGTGCTGCCATTTCAAATAGATCAAAAAAAAGCACACCTAATTTTTAAAAAGTGGGTAAACGGACTTTGGTGGGCGCCTAATAAATTAAAAAAGGCAACCCTAGACCCCCAAAATACCAAAGGTCTTTATGCACCATTCTGGACGTTTGATGCACAACTTTATGCTAATTATACAGGGCAGCGAGGCGAATATTATTATGTAACTAAAACCGTTGGAACAGGTAAAAATAGACGCACTGTTCGAGAACGACGTACCCGATGGTATCCAGCCAGCGGATCTGTATCTGGATTTGTAGATGACACATTAATTAAAGCTTCAGAACAAAAATCTGGGGTAATTCCGAAGAAAATAGCACATTGGGATTTACGAAAATTAGAGACCTTTCAAAGTAGTTATTTAGCAGGATTTGTAACCGAAAAATACACCATTCCGTTACGAGACGGACATCTGGATGCAAAGAAGGAAGCAAAAGCAATTGCAGAACGTTGGGCCAGACGAGATATTGGTGGCGATACCCAACGCATATCTTCTATTACTATGAAACTTTCCGAAGAAACGTTTAAACATATATTGCTTCCTGTGTACATAAGCGCCTATAAATACAAGAGCAAACGCTACAACTTTTTTGTAAATGGCCAATCGGGTGTTATTTCTGGTGAGCGCCCTTATTCTTTCTGGAAAATTTTCTTTTTTGTACTCTCTATACTTTTAGTAATAGCTACTATTTTATTCTTCCTTAATGCATGA